The following proteins are encoded in a genomic region of Glycine max cultivar Williams 82 chromosome 18, Glycine_max_v4.0, whole genome shotgun sequence:
- the GSTU58 gene encoding tau class glutathione S-transferase — translation MAAGQEDVKLLGVVGSPFVCRVQIALKLKGIEYKFVEENLANKSDLLLKSNPVHKKVPVFIHNEKPIAESLVIVEYIDETWKNNPILPSDPYHRALARFWSKFIDDKVFGAAWKSVFTLDEKEREKNVEESLEALQFLENELKDNKFFGGEEFGLVDIAAIFIAFWIPIFQEIAGLQIFTSEKFPKLYKWSQEFMSHPVVKEVLPPRDPLFAFFKARYESLSASK, via the exons ATGGCAGCTGGTCAGGAAGATGTGAAGCTTTTGGGAGTTGTGGGAAGCCCATTTGTGTGTAGGGTCCAGATTGCCCTCAAGTTGAAGGGAATTGAATACAAATTTGTGGAAGAAAATTTGGCCAACAAGAGTGATTTGCTTCTTAAATCCAACCCAGTTCACAAGAAAGTTCCAGTTTTTATTCACAATGAGAAGCCCATAGCAGAGTCTCTTGTGATTGTTGAGTACATTGATGAGACATGGAAGAACAACCCCATCTTGCCTTCTGATCCTTACCATAGAGCCTTGGCTCGTTTCTGGTCCAAATTCATTGATGACAAG GTTTTTGGTGCTGCATGGAAATCTGTTTTCACTCTTGATGAGAAAGAGCGTGAGAAGAATGTTGAAGAATCATTGGAGGCTCTTCAGTTTCTTGAGAATGAGTTGAAGGACAATAAGTTTTTTGGAGGAGAGGAATTTGGGTTGGTAGATATTGCAGCTATTTTCATAGCATTTTGGATTCCAATTTTTCAGGAAATAGCAGGGTTGCAGATATTCACAAGTGAGAAATTCCCTAAGCTCTACAAATGGAGCCAAGAGTTCATGAGCCACCCTGTTGTGAAAGAAGTCCTTCCTCCTAGAGACCCACTTTTTGCCTTCTTCAAGGCCCGCTATGAAAGTCTTTCTGCTTCAAAATAG